A genomic window from Oceanobacillus timonensis includes:
- a CDS encoding MFS transporter codes for MKFSRSTILTVFMIGTFAIGMTEYAVTGLLTQFAADLDVAVSTTGLLLSVYAISVAICGPVLRILTVKFSPKPLLIALMSIFIISNIIAATAPNFEVLLLSRLLSATMHAPFFGLCMSIAVDISKPHKRTSAIAAVQGGLTIAIMLGVPFGSYIGGVLDWRLVFWFIALMGLINLIGLIIITPNVKQKEVPKLKNELTVLKNKNVWMLIAVIVFGFSGVFTAYTFTEPMLQEIAGFNVTSITIALFLFGTGAVIGNFVSGSIQPEVLTERLILAMAILGSVLIAFTFLLASPIFAYIACFLFGAGTFGTTPILNAKIILAATEAPALSGTIAASVFNLSNSIGATLGSLLLTNAFSFREITFIAGGMIFFGVLLLFVTHKVEDKSLFRTVEEAYDS; via the coding sequence ATGAAATTCTCTCGCAGTACGATTTTGACTGTATTTATGATTGGCACATTCGCGATTGGGATGACAGAGTATGCTGTTACTGGACTATTAACGCAATTTGCTGCAGATCTGGATGTAGCTGTTTCGACCACGGGATTACTGCTCAGCGTTTACGCGATCAGTGTTGCTATCTGTGGGCCGGTACTCCGGATACTGACAGTTAAATTTTCGCCGAAGCCCTTATTAATCGCACTTATGTCCATTTTTATAATAAGTAACATCATTGCGGCAACAGCACCAAATTTTGAGGTACTGCTTCTTTCCAGGCTGCTTTCTGCAACAATGCACGCGCCATTCTTTGGGCTATGTATGAGTATCGCAGTTGACATTTCCAAGCCCCATAAACGTACCAGCGCCATCGCTGCTGTACAAGGCGGATTGACAATTGCGATTATGCTTGGAGTTCCATTTGGCTCGTATATCGGCGGTGTTCTGGACTGGCGTCTGGTGTTCTGGTTTATCGCATTAATGGGACTCATCAATTTAATTGGTCTCATCATTATCACACCAAATGTAAAACAAAAAGAAGTACCTAAGCTGAAAAATGAGCTGACTGTTTTAAAAAATAAAAATGTCTGGATGCTGATTGCTGTTATTGTCTTCGGTTTTTCCGGCGTATTTACCGCCTATACATTCACAGAGCCGATGCTCCAAGAAATTGCGGGCTTTAATGTAACAAGTATTACGATTGCTCTCTTCTTATTTGGAACAGGTGCTGTGATAGGGAATTTTGTTTCCGGAAGTATTCAACCTGAAGTACTGACAGAACGTTTAATTCTAGCAATGGCTATTTTAGGAAGTGTCCTGATTGCTTTCACTTTCTTGTTGGCAAGCCCAATTTTTGCTTATATTGCCTGCTTCTTATTTGGTGCTGGGACATTTGGAACCACGCCGATATTAAACGCAAAAATTATTTTGGCAGCTACAGAAGCGCCAGCCTTGTCCGGAACCATTGCAGCATCAGTATTTAATTTATCAAACTCCATTGGAGCAACATTGGGAAGTCTCTTATTGACCAATGCATTTTCATTCAGAGAAATCACTTTTATCGCCGGCGGTATGATTTTCTTTGGAGTACTGTTGTTGTTTGTGACGCACAAAGTGGAGGATAAATCATTATTCAGGACTGTTGAAGAAGCATATGATTCTTAA
- a CDS encoding cytidine deaminase has protein sequence MNVEQQLYQAAVDLIKKRYPSGWGGAAAMHTESGQVLTSVAPEVLNASTELCMETGAILEAHKLNTKITHSICVAREDETAAFLILTPCGVCQERLFYWGEEVKAAVTNANNELIFKTLKELQPHHWYKAYENGNEAETKKDDQHI, from the coding sequence ATGAATGTAGAACAACAACTATACCAAGCTGCAGTAGACTTAATCAAAAAGAGATACCCATCCGGATGGGGCGGGGCAGCTGCAATGCATACTGAATCCGGTCAAGTATTAACAAGTGTAGCTCCGGAAGTCCTCAATGCTTCGACAGAACTTTGTATGGAAACAGGAGCTATTTTGGAAGCTCATAAATTAAATACAAAAATAACACATTCCATTTGTGTTGCCAGAGAAGATGAAACAGCTGCATTTCTCATTTTAACGCCGTGCGGGGTTTGTCAGGAGCGTCTTTTTTACTGGGGAGAAGAGGTGAAAGCGGCAGTAACGAATGCGAATAATGAATTAATATTTAAAACGTTGAAAGAATTGCAGCCGCATCATTGGTATAAAGCGTATGAAAACGGAAACGAAGCTGAAACGAAAAAAGACGACCAGCATATATAA
- a CDS encoding GntP family permease, whose translation MSSTGLILITILGIAVLLYLIMHSKMQAFLALLIASILIGIFTGMEPSFLLEVMEDGMGGTLGFIAIVVGLGAMFGEVLRASGGAERLAFTLVDKFGEKRAQWALGLTGFIVAIPVFLDVALVILIPILYSLAMRTKKSLLYYGIPLLAGLAVAHAFIPPTPGPIAVASVLGVDLGWVMLFGIIAGIPSMIIAGPLFGRYIGKRVYVDVPEHIAEEEAARKEAGEEKKSLPSFGLICFLVLSPLVLILFNTAGDVLLDDSIFKEVITFIGHPFVALIIATLLSMYFLGKRRGMTKNEMQSMTTKALEPAGIVILITGAGGVFKEVLIESGVGDVMGEIMAASGFPLVLLAFLIATFVRVAQGSATVAMITAAGLVSPILEMANPSQPMLALITIAIASGSTVLSHVNDSGFWLVNRLFAMSEKDTLKSWTVMETIVGGVGFLVVFIISFFIS comes from the coding sequence ATGTCTTCAACCGGTTTAATATTAATAACCATTTTAGGGATTGCTGTTCTACTATATTTAATTATGCATTCCAAAATGCAAGCTTTTTTAGCTTTGCTCATTGCTAGTATCCTCATTGGTATCTTTACAGGGATGGAACCGAGTTTCTTATTAGAAGTAATGGAAGACGGGATGGGGGGTACTTTAGGATTTATAGCTATTGTAGTCGGACTTGGGGCCATGTTTGGAGAAGTGCTCCGAGCTTCCGGGGGTGCAGAGCGTCTGGCTTTTACCCTCGTTGATAAATTTGGTGAAAAACGGGCCCAGTGGGCACTGGGTTTAACAGGATTTATTGTAGCTATTCCTGTATTTTTAGATGTTGCCCTGGTTATTCTGATTCCTATTCTTTATAGTTTGGCGATGCGTACAAAAAAGTCATTGCTTTACTACGGGATTCCGCTTTTAGCAGGCTTGGCAGTAGCGCATGCGTTTATCCCGCCGACACCTGGTCCGATTGCAGTGGCCTCTGTACTTGGCGTCGACTTAGGTTGGGTAATGTTATTTGGGATTATTGCCGGTATTCCATCTATGATTATAGCCGGGCCGTTATTCGGTCGTTATATTGGAAAAAGAGTTTATGTTGATGTTCCAGAACACATTGCAGAGGAAGAGGCAGCAAGAAAAGAAGCCGGTGAAGAGAAGAAATCTCTCCCTAGCTTTGGTTTAATTTGCTTCTTAGTTCTTTCACCGTTGGTTTTAATTTTATTCAACACAGCAGGTGACGTTTTACTGGATGATAGTATTTTCAAAGAAGTCATTACGTTTATTGGACATCCATTTGTCGCCTTAATCATAGCCACACTTTTATCGATGTATTTTCTTGGTAAACGGCGTGGTATGACGAAAAATGAAATGCAATCCATGACAACAAAAGCACTGGAACCTGCAGGAATTGTTATTTTGATAACAGGAGCAGGCGGTGTTTTCAAAGAAGTGCTGATTGAAAGCGGTGTCGGCGATGTGATGGGAGAAATCATGGCTGCTTCCGGATTCCCGCTTGTATTGCTTGCGTTCCTTATTGCGACATTTGTCCGTGTTGCTCAAGGTTCAGCAACTGTCGCAATGATTACAGCAGCAGGATTAGTCTCACCTATCCTGGAAATGGCTAATCCGTCACAACCAATGCTCGCATTGATTACGATCGCTATTGCATCTGGATCAACTGTCCTATCACACGTAAACGATTCCGGCTTCTGGCTTGTTAACCGCTTGTTCGCCATGTCGGAAAAAGATACGCTCAAGTCATGGACTGTGATGGAAACGATTGTTGGGGGAGTAGGATTCTTGGTTGTATTTATCATAAGCTTTTTCATTTCATAA
- the dgoD gene encoding galactonate dehydratase, which translates to MKITNYELFQVQPRWLFLKIETDEGITGWGEPVIEGRAATVKAAVMELMEYLIGKDPLQIEDHWNVMYRGGFYRGGPILMSAISGIDQALWDIKGKYLNVPIHQLLGGKARESIKVYSWIGGDRPSDVGAAAKEVVDKGFTAIKMNGTDELQYIDSYEKIDRVLANVSAIREAVGPYIGIGIDFHGRVHKPMAKVLAKELESFRPMFIEEPVLPENNEALRDIANHTVIPIATGERMYSKWDFKNLLTDGYADIIQPDLSHAGGITENKKILSMAEAFDVAAAPHCPLGPIALAACLQVDATCHNAFIQEQSLGIHYNQGSDLLDYLKDDSVFKYKDGYVDIPDRPGLGIEINEEYVREMAEQGHNWKNPIWRHQDNSVAEW; encoded by the coding sequence ATGAAAATTACAAATTATGAATTGTTTCAAGTACAACCAAGATGGCTATTTTTAAAAATAGAAACAGATGAAGGAATTACTGGTTGGGGAGAGCCGGTGATTGAAGGACGAGCTGCTACGGTAAAAGCTGCAGTTATGGAACTCATGGAGTACTTAATTGGAAAAGATCCGTTGCAGATTGAAGATCATTGGAATGTGATGTATCGTGGTGGCTTTTATCGGGGCGGACCGATATTAATGAGTGCTATTTCAGGTATTGACCAGGCACTTTGGGATATCAAAGGGAAATATTTGAACGTTCCAATCCATCAACTGCTTGGAGGTAAAGCGAGAGAATCTATTAAAGTGTATTCTTGGATAGGCGGAGATCGGCCATCGGACGTTGGAGCAGCTGCCAAGGAAGTAGTTGATAAAGGGTTTACCGCCATTAAAATGAATGGCACGGATGAACTGCAATATATCGACTCTTATGAAAAAATAGATCGTGTCTTAGCGAATGTTTCCGCTATTCGTGAAGCGGTTGGTCCATATATTGGAATAGGGATTGATTTTCATGGACGCGTTCATAAGCCAATGGCAAAGGTGCTGGCTAAAGAACTAGAATCATTCCGTCCGATGTTTATTGAAGAACCTGTTTTACCGGAAAATAATGAAGCATTGCGTGACATTGCTAATCATACCGTCATTCCGATAGCAACAGGTGAAAGAATGTATTCGAAATGGGATTTTAAAAATCTATTAACAGATGGGTATGCTGACATTATCCAGCCGGATCTATCGCATGCTGGTGGCATTACAGAAAACAAAAAAATCTTATCGATGGCAGAAGCGTTTGATGTAGCAGCTGCACCGCATTGTCCTTTAGGCCCGATTGCTTTAGCAGCTTGTTTACAGGTAGATGCAACCTGTCACAATGCATTTATTCAGGAACAAAGTCTGGGTATTCATTATAATCAGGGCTCTGACTTATTAGATTATTTAAAAGATGATAGCGTATTCAAATATAAAGATGGCTATGTTGATATTCCGGATCGCCCTGGTTTAGGAATTGAAATCAACGAGGAATATGTACGTGAGATGGCGGAGCAAGGCCATAATTGGAAAAATCCGATTTGGCGTCATCAAGATAATAGTGTAGCTGAGTGGTAA